A portion of the Candidatus Nitrosotenuis aquarius genome contains these proteins:
- a CDS encoding YnfA family protein: protein MNFRQVSVSAFLFFLAGLCEIGGGYLVWLWLRDSFAWWVGAVGGFVLFLYGIVPTFQKANFHRIYAAYGGVFVVMSILWGWLIDDVPPDNYDVIGTLIAVVGVLIIYYYPRKKERIWKS from the coding sequence TTGAACTTTAGACAGGTATCAGTATCTGCATTTCTCTTCTTTTTGGCAGGACTATGTGAGATAGGAGGGGGCTACTTGGTCTGGTTATGGTTGCGAGATAGTTTTGCATGGTGGGTTGGCGCTGTTGGCGGCTTTGTCTTGTTTTTGTACGGAATTGTCCCGACATTTCAGAAGGCCAATTTTCATAGAATCTATGCAGCATATGGTGGAGTCTTTGTAGTCATGTCAATTTTATGGGGATGGTTAATCGACGATGTACCACCTGATAATTATGATGTAATTGGAACGCTGATTGCTGTTGTTGGTGTTTTGATCATATACTATTATCCAAGAAAGAAGGAAAGGATTTGGAAATCATAG
- a CDS encoding YnfA family protein: protein MIVTTLTAFFLAALLEIGGGYLVWKWLREHKGKIFGLIGGLVLFVYGIIPTLQPAEFGRVYATYGGIFVVSSVLWGYWVDKKKPDRFEIIGSIIVLIGVTIIFYFPR from the coding sequence ATCATAGTCACCACACTGACAGCTTTCTTTTTAGCCGCATTGTTGGAGATTGGGGGTGGATATCTGGTTTGGAAGTGGTTGCGAGAACACAAAGGAAAGATATTTGGTTTGATTGGAGGTCTAGTTCTATTTGTATATGGAATAATTCCAACACTGCAACCAGCCGAATTTGGACGTGTGTATGCAACGTATGGCGGAATATTTGTCGTTTCATCGGTATTGTGGGGTTATTGGGTTGACAAGAAAAAACCAGACAGGTTTGAGATCATAGGCTCTATCATAGTTCTGATTGGTGTTACAATAATCTTCTATTTTCCACGCTGA
- a CDS encoding PEFG-CTERM sorting domain-containing protein — translation MKTIVLGSILAVFAFMVAVPAFADHPTTEISVPVGSSTPGCEETNECYIPSEVTVDVGGEVMWSNDDSASHTVTSGTPKDGPDGTFDSGLFLSGQTFSHKFEESGEFPYFCLVHPWMQGTVIAQASEEEHDETAEEDHDESNDDTFDEGTGATVMSQDGSIMIRINSDVPTRGEEAAVSVEFTDAEKNPVEHVNFEITAMQNEEQVLAETKQHAMSGIMEFTTAALGSDSPLDVQVTILGIGLPDDEANWTGPKGEAVSASVVPEFGPLAMIILASAIVSIVAITARSKVIPRL, via the coding sequence ATGAAAACAATAGTACTAGGCTCCATTTTAGCAGTTTTTGCTTTCATGGTAGCTGTTCCAGCATTTGCAGATCACCCAACCACCGAAATAAGCGTACCAGTCGGCTCCTCAACACCAGGATGTGAGGAAACCAATGAATGCTATATCCCATCCGAAGTAACAGTTGACGTCGGCGGTGAAGTGATGTGGTCAAATGATGACAGTGCTTCACACACTGTAACAAGCGGAACTCCAAAGGATGGTCCAGATGGAACCTTTGACAGCGGATTATTCCTCTCAGGTCAGACATTTTCCCATAAATTTGAGGAATCTGGTGAATTTCCCTACTTTTGCCTAGTGCATCCATGGATGCAAGGCACGGTAATTGCTCAAGCATCAGAAGAAGAGCATGATGAAACGGCCGAGGAAGATCATGACGAATCAAATGATGATACATTTGATGAAGGTACTGGCGCAACAGTAATGTCTCAGGATGGTTCCATTATGATTCGAATCAATTCTGACGTACCAACACGGGGGGAAGAAGCTGCAGTATCAGTAGAATTCACTGATGCTGAGAAAAATCCAGTCGAACACGTAAACTTTGAGATCACAGCAATGCAGAACGAAGAACAAGTTCTTGCAGAAACAAAACAACACGCAATGTCGGGAATCATGGAATTCACAACAGCTGCTCTAGGATCAGATAGTCCACTAGATGTCCAAGTCACAATTCTAGGAATAGGATTGCCAGATGATGAGGCAAACTGGACAGGTCCAAAGGGAGAAGCAGTATCTGCTTCAGTGGTTCCAGAATTTGGCCCACTTGCAATGATCATCTTGGCATCTGCCATAGTAAGCATTGTTGCCATAACAGCACGATCTAAAGTAATTCCAAGACTTTAG
- a CDS encoding cation diffusion facilitator family transporter has protein sequence MHNHTEHKLWLVFVISISVFVMEVVGGILSNSLALISDSFHVMLDFSAIGVSLIAFRIAKRPHSAKLSFGFHRVEIVAALINGITLILVSGFIFYESYKRFLDPQEIETNTLLGFAIAGFVANLIMMFVLKKESHSNLNIKGSYTHVIGDMLSSIGVIVGGILISLTDYPIIDPIVSVGIGILIIRSGILLCKECMHIFMEGTPREIKLESVSDEIEAFEGVSEVHDLHIWTLTSNVFAMSAHVKIQPEFIAQTNSLLRRINETMKEKFGINHCTVQIEHDLISPDKKKT, from the coding sequence TTGCATAATCACACGGAACACAAACTTTGGCTTGTCTTTGTAATTTCAATATCCGTTTTTGTGATGGAAGTTGTAGGGGGAATCCTGAGCAACAGCCTTGCTTTAATTTCTGACTCGTTTCATGTAATGTTGGATTTTTCTGCAATTGGAGTGTCTCTGATTGCATTTAGGATTGCAAAAAGACCGCACTCTGCCAAGCTCTCATTTGGGTTTCACCGAGTAGAAATAGTGGCCGCACTGATAAACGGAATTACACTCATTCTTGTTTCTGGTTTTATCTTCTATGAGTCATACAAACGATTCTTAGATCCTCAAGAAATAGAAACAAACACACTGCTTGGATTTGCAATAGCTGGATTTGTAGCAAATTTGATAATGATGTTCGTACTCAAAAAAGAAAGTCATTCGAATCTTAACATCAAAGGATCCTACACCCACGTAATTGGTGATATGTTGTCCTCCATCGGTGTGATCGTGGGTGGAATACTCATCAGCCTTACTGATTATCCAATAATTGATCCAATAGTAAGTGTAGGAATTGGCATACTGATAATACGGTCTGGCATATTGTTGTGTAAGGAATGTATGCACATATTCATGGAAGGAACGCCAAGGGAGATTAAACTAGAGTCAGTCTCAGATGAAATCGAGGCATTTGAAGGTGTCTCCGAGGTTCACGATCTGCATATTTGGACTCTAACATCAAACGTATTTGCAATGTCTGCACATGTCAAAATCCAGCCCGAATTTATTGCACAAACCAACAGTCTATTACGAAGAATAAACGAAACCATGAAAGAAAAATTTGGCATCAATCACTGCACTGTTCAGATCGAGCATGATCTTATCAGTCCAGATAAGAAAAAGACCTGA
- a CDS encoding peptidase, translated as MKIILGIVLMLVVSMTVADSAFGHGIGGENLPVSVGGRNATLFVGVQPSVFDPTNNESYLTVKLTDGKTEAVIEHVTFVMELTKDGKQIFKETFHDDLGNVNIKVISKDSGQLKIDGDKESASGGWTRKMFSSLAMEGPIFTSGGLYKFHIEIIGIDSDQNFLAEPPNLNGAISIAEKTSHSVTGIDQKKYAVGVTSYYDRINNFAFDTKNSMVSFDMPFDWSYQNINQTSVVHQEIHIPKTFAEMLVTKYDATLNDIPLKESSVTIDDYSEEARIVHLVINQKDLLEMTDKTNEHQMRFTVMPSKNVQFPLQATTGNAQFQVGLSWDPPVIYPGQNVDFYVDFNELFTDKKPKSTTYDFVLSQHGNEIFRKKSTGLTNSPTKTNTESYTFSSDDLGPIIVSIKQIGDNQYANADFVAVVKPIEKPPQTFPIRLSSTTNEPGTAEDGRYFVDLTWIPLDLTTQEESEFIITIYDQETLLPIPKAEYDFVVLQNNNEIFRHSGIAQAGGDFVNFRFSEPNVGQATLRIENIDKSSEYVEIPISVTPEFPLSLIVLAAVFSLIPLFSFVRNRLIA; from the coding sequence TTGAAAATAATTCTAGGAATTGTACTCATGCTGGTCGTTTCTATGACTGTGGCAGATTCTGCATTTGGGCACGGTATAGGCGGTGAGAATCTGCCTGTATCTGTAGGTGGTAGAAATGCAACTCTGTTTGTTGGTGTGCAGCCGTCTGTCTTTGATCCTACAAACAATGAAAGTTATCTGACAGTCAAGCTAACCGATGGAAAGACGGAAGCTGTAATAGAACATGTTACGTTTGTGATGGAATTAACAAAGGACGGAAAGCAAATCTTTAAGGAAACATTTCACGATGATCTGGGGAATGTCAACATTAAAGTAATCTCAAAAGACTCTGGGCAACTCAAAATTGACGGCGATAAGGAATCTGCTAGTGGGGGCTGGACTAGAAAGATGTTTTCATCCTTGGCAATGGAAGGTCCAATATTTACTTCAGGCGGATTGTACAAGTTTCACATAGAGATCATTGGAATAGACTCTGATCAGAACTTCCTTGCTGAACCACCTAATCTTAATGGGGCAATAAGCATAGCCGAAAAGACAAGTCATTCCGTGACTGGAATTGATCAGAAAAAGTATGCTGTAGGCGTCACATCATACTATGACCGAATCAATAATTTTGCATTTGATACAAAAAACAGCATGGTAAGTTTTGATATGCCGTTTGATTGGAGCTACCAGAACATCAATCAAACCAGTGTAGTGCATCAAGAAATCCACATACCAAAAACGTTCGCAGAAATGCTTGTGACCAAATATGACGCCACACTTAATGACATTCCCTTAAAGGAATCCTCTGTAACCATAGATGATTATTCAGAGGAGGCACGAATAGTGCATTTGGTGATAAATCAAAAGGATCTCTTGGAAATGACTGACAAGACAAACGAGCATCAAATGCGTTTTACAGTCATGCCATCAAAGAATGTCCAGTTTCCATTGCAAGCGACCACTGGCAATGCACAGTTTCAGGTTGGACTCTCGTGGGATCCTCCAGTGATTTATCCAGGCCAAAATGTGGATTTTTATGTAGATTTTAATGAATTGTTTACTGACAAAAAGCCAAAAAGTACAACATATGATTTTGTACTGTCTCAACACGGAAACGAAATATTCAGAAAAAAGTCAACTGGACTTACAAATTCACCTACAAAAACAAATACTGAAAGCTATACATTCTCATCCGATGATCTTGGGCCAATCATAGTTTCAATCAAACAAATAGGTGACAACCAATATGCAAATGCTGATTTTGTTGCAGTTGTAAAACCAATAGAAAAACCCCCACAGACATTCCCAATCCGATTGTCTAGTACCACAAATGAGCCTGGAACTGCAGAAGATGGACGGTATTTTGTTGATCTTACTTGGATTCCGTTAGATCTCACCACGCAGGAGGAATCTGAATTTATCATCACGATATATGACCAGGAAACTCTGTTGCCCATTCCAAAGGCAGAATATGATTTTGTTGTACTTCAAAATAACAACGAAATATTTCGACACTCGGGAATTGCACAGGCTGGGGGAGATTTTGTCAATTTCAGGTTTTCAGAGCCAAATGTTGGCCAGGCCACACTGCGAATAGAAAATATTGATAAAAGCTCCGAATACGTTGAGATTCCAATTTCTGTCACCCCTGAATTTCCACTATCTTTGATTGTGCTTGCAGCTGTTTTTTCTCTGATTCCTTTATTCTCTTTTGTGAGGAATCGACTAATTGCATAA
- a CDS encoding winged helix-turn-helix transcriptional regulator, producing the protein MRYPNYKYNPRVNHLLTILEEKPASRFTDLMNGSGLKNGVVSHYLKMMEKMGIIRSRKIKNQDWYFASTSDESKDFLFIHLRKETSKKILSFLLNGDATFAEILDHIKKSPSTISITLSNLSKVNLVIAEPGVMKKYRIVDRESTTKALEQMTLNVSDTIQDRFADSFSYF; encoded by the coding sequence ATGAGATATCCAAATTACAAGTATAATCCTAGGGTGAATCATCTTCTCACAATATTGGAGGAAAAACCAGCTTCTAGGTTTACGGATCTAATGAATGGCTCGGGTCTAAAAAACGGCGTCGTAAGTCATTATTTGAAAATGATGGAAAAGATGGGGATCATTAGATCAAGAAAAATAAAGAATCAGGATTGGTATTTTGCGTCTACGTCTGATGAGTCCAAGGATTTTCTTTTCATCCATTTGCGTAAAGAGACAAGCAAGAAAATCCTATCCTTTCTTTTGAATGGTGATGCGACATTTGCGGAAATCCTGGATCACATAAAAAAGAGCCCATCAACTATCTCAATTACATTATCTAATCTTTCCAAGGTTAATCTTGTGATTGCAGAACCTGGCGTGATGAAAAAATACCGTATAGTAGATAGGGAGTCCACTACTAAAGCGTTAGAGCAGATGACCCTGAATGTATCTGACACTATTCAAGACAGATTTGCAGATTCGTTTTCATATTTTTAA
- a CDS encoding cupredoxin domain-containing protein, producing the protein MIFLISTSFGYAFAESNYDVIIPKGAGNPSYDPQFKKDLFAEEWYIPTKITVLVNDTITWTNQDTDRHTVTSGQSSGRAGGVTGTPGIFFGIFDSGLFGQGEVWSYKFIRPGTFPYFCTIHPWMYGVVVVDGPIPPYSHNAAGYELKLPAMTVSTDKKYHNGLYWDPVVIKTGEQILFTLDFFKIDGATKLHAFEYDFVLVQNGKEIHRSNGFSEGGSDTKYFVFTEPGPLKIRLENMGKDKFSVSEFDTVVYGNSTKLSADAIISQNKGEPIIYQVSLWVILAAPAILIIGIIWTVKKKH; encoded by the coding sequence TTGATTTTCTTAATATCCACATCATTTGGGTATGCATTTGCAGAATCAAACTATGATGTTATAATTCCAAAAGGTGCTGGGAATCCGTCATATGATCCACAGTTCAAAAAAGACCTGTTTGCTGAAGAATGGTACATACCAACAAAGATTACAGTACTAGTCAACGATACCATTACTTGGACAAATCAAGATACAGACAGACACACAGTTACCAGCGGACAGTCAAGCGGCAGGGCAGGTGGTGTGACTGGAACACCGGGGATTTTCTTTGGAATATTCGACAGTGGTCTTTTTGGACAAGGCGAGGTCTGGTCTTACAAGTTCATCAGGCCAGGAACATTTCCATATTTTTGCACAATTCATCCTTGGATGTATGGGGTGGTTGTAGTAGATGGCCCAATTCCACCATATTCACATAATGCTGCAGGATACGAGCTAAAACTTCCTGCAATGACGGTAAGTACAGACAAGAAATACCATAACGGCTTGTATTGGGATCCAGTTGTGATAAAAACTGGGGAGCAGATACTCTTTACGCTTGATTTTTTCAAAATTGATGGTGCTACAAAACTACATGCTTTTGAATATGACTTTGTTCTAGTTCAAAACGGAAAAGAAATTCACCGCTCAAATGGGTTTTCTGAGGGCGGTAGCGATACAAAATATTTTGTGTTTACAGAACCAGGCCCACTAAAAATACGACTGGAGAACATGGGTAAAGACAAGTTCAGTGTATCTGAGTTCGATACTGTTGTTTATGGAAACAGTACAAAACTGAGTGCCGATGCCATAATATCCCAAAACAAGGGTGAGCCAATCATTTATCAGGTGAGTCTTTGGGTAATCTTGGCAGCACCTGCGATTTTAATAATAGGCATAATTTGGACAGTGAAGAAGAAGCACTAG
- a CDS encoding stage II sporulation protein M — protein sequence MLKRRIILFFVFLVVFSATFSIGATVDVPEDEAKAFLEEFEKMIAEIQNENFGVQIFLHNVQLALPMFIPGFGVAWGIFSAYSTGFAFSALSTTIDSLFVKIPPIAMIFSTPFGIMELGAYALAMSRSCILIVHIIKKIPIRPQWKVILYEMGILIGLLLAGGIIEAYMIETFSESTPKIKWVRE from the coding sequence ATGCTAAAACGAAGAATAATTCTGTTTTTTGTCTTTTTGGTAGTATTTTCTGCAACATTTTCCATTGGGGCTACCGTTGATGTCCCAGAAGACGAGGCAAAGGCATTCTTGGAAGAATTTGAGAAAATGATTGCCGAAATACAAAACGAGAATTTTGGAGTGCAGATCTTTTTGCACAATGTTCAGCTAGCATTACCCATGTTCATTCCAGGGTTTGGCGTTGCATGGGGAATTTTTTCAGCATATTCGACAGGCTTTGCTTTTTCCGCATTATCCACCACAATAGATTCGCTTTTTGTAAAAATCCCACCGATTGCTATGATTTTCTCTACGCCATTTGGAATAATGGAGCTTGGCGCATATGCACTTGCCATGTCACGTAGTTGCATTTTGATTGTACACATAATCAAAAAAATACCAATCAGACCTCAATGGAAGGTCATTCTCTACGAGATGGGAATTTTGATTGGATTATTGCTCGCAGGTGGGATCATTGAGGCATACATGATTGAAACATTTTCCGAATCAACACCAAAAATAAAGTGGGTGAGAGAATAA
- a CDS encoding CFI-box-CTERM domain-containing protein, with protein MPVFAQEIQQLPTDKGTLLVDISTEPANPITDQQSKLKIDFINPVTKKIQEHVDYKVTVVKDESTIFGPIPLTHTSTGSVTLPVVFRENGEHKITIEIEGILFKPLPTETVTFTKTIGMATAQTTNGAKDGGGCLIATATFGTEIAPQVQQLRELRDGVLYNTSIGTTFMSGFNEFYYSFSPSVADLERQNPLFREIVKTTITPMLSTLSILNYVDIDSEQEMLGYGIGILLFNVGIYFVAPAIAILKIRQKIQN; from the coding sequence TTGCCAGTTTTTGCACAAGAGATTCAGCAATTACCAACAGACAAAGGCACGTTACTTGTGGATATATCCACAGAACCTGCAAACCCAATAACTGATCAACAATCTAAATTAAAAATTGATTTCATAAATCCAGTAACAAAGAAAATACAGGAACATGTTGACTACAAGGTCACTGTTGTTAAAGACGAAAGCACAATTTTTGGACCTATTCCTTTAACCCACACGTCCACAGGCTCAGTTACTCTACCCGTGGTGTTCAGGGAAAACGGAGAACACAAAATCACCATAGAAATTGAGGGCATTCTGTTTAAACCACTTCCTACAGAGACAGTCACATTTACCAAGACGATTGGAATGGCTACTGCTCAAACCACAAACGGGGCTAAAGATGGCGGCGGATGTTTGATTGCAACCGCTACTTTTGGAACAGAAATAGCACCACAAGTACAGCAGCTACGAGAACTTAGAGATGGTGTTTTGTATAACACAAGTATAGGAACTACATTTATGTCAGGATTCAATGAATTTTACTATTCATTCAGTCCCAGTGTAGCAGATTTAGAAAGACAAAACCCATTATTTCGAGAAATAGTAAAGACTACAATAACACCAATGCTTTCCACGTTATCTATTCTGAACTATGTTGATATTGACTCTGAGCAGGAAATGCTAGGATATGGAATCGGAATTCTATTATTCAATGTAGGAATTTACTTTGTTGCGCCAGCCATTGCAATTCTAAAAATAAGGCAAAAAATACAAAATTAG
- a CDS encoding F510_1955 family glycosylhydrolase produces the protein MNQIGRMKKIVIVSVIAVAIGIGASFLTDLRAPDSDVSTQNPRTIFWRHIHGLGIDPVDRTVLYIATHGDFYQSVNGGAPIKVDEQRADYMAFNAPYSRGTPLYASGHPATGGNTGLIKSTDGGKTWQQVATILEPPVDFHAMSVSKSDSNVIIGYDSAGRGLFKTNDAGRTWESLPIPDYITTLAIDPNDVNVVFAGFAGTQKGIAKSTDGGTSWMMLDGYNGLTIFTLYFDDNGILYTHTSESGLAKSIDMGQSWQKINKPDLTIMSIAADPYNKIIYVAGYSSDGFQEAYRSLDDGNNWNLIATNKEL, from the coding sequence TTGAATCAAATAGGCAGAATGAAGAAGATCGTCATAGTATCAGTCATTGCAGTGGCAATAGGGATTGGTGCATCTTTTTTGACTGATCTCAGAGCTCCCGATTCGGATGTCTCAACACAAAATCCTAGAACAATATTCTGGCGACACATCCATGGATTGGGAATTGATCCTGTAGATAGGACTGTTTTGTACATTGCGACCCATGGTGATTTTTACCAGAGCGTAAACGGTGGCGCACCAATAAAGGTGGATGAACAGCGAGCCGATTACATGGCATTTAATGCACCATACTCACGAGGAACACCTCTATACGCAAGTGGACATCCTGCAACTGGCGGAAATACTGGGCTAATCAAAAGCACGGATGGTGGTAAAACTTGGCAACAAGTTGCTACAATACTAGAACCACCAGTTGATTTTCATGCAATGTCAGTAAGTAAATCCGATTCCAATGTGATAATTGGTTATGATAGCGCTGGTAGAGGACTGTTCAAGACTAATGATGCTGGTAGGACTTGGGAATCACTACCCATACCAGATTACATCACCACTCTTGCCATTGATCCTAATGATGTTAATGTGGTATTTGCAGGATTTGCTGGTACTCAAAAAGGAATAGCAAAATCAACGGATGGTGGAACAAGTTGGATGATGCTTGATGGCTACAATGGACTAACAATTTTCACGTTGTATTTCGATGATAACGGTATCTTGTACACTCATACGTCTGAATCAGGTCTTGCAAAATCTATTGATATGGGACAATCTTGGCAGAAAATCAACAAACCTGATTTAACTATTATGAGTATAGCTGCAGATCCGTATAACAAGATAATCTACGTTGCAGGCTATTCTTCCGATGGATTTCAAGAGGCCTATAGAAGCTTAGATGATGGCAATAACTGGAATTTGATTGCAACCAACAAAGAATTGTAA
- a CDS encoding heavy metal translocating P-type ATPase, whose amino-acid sequence MMMQKETSCVACSCGDEHDDGSDKTKILIILGIALTIPIVILESLPQHSIPDYVSMILATPIQFLLGWSFYRNFVRKIKQKTPFTTDTLVVLSTSVAYVYSVVAVFTVSHAPFFEASSSVLTIFTIGECLEKRVRKTTSESIKNLLELKPKIATVIRNNKELEINADAIVVGDIVVVKSGEKIATDGIIIEGESSIDESMITGESIPVDKKIDDQVIGATINRNGYLKFRATSVGTDTVLSSIIEMVEKARSSRAPIQRTADRAAHYFIPIVLVIATGSALLWLALGQDHAFSLTVFATILVVSCPCALGIATPMVVSLGIDKAARQGVLLKGGEYLEKLATIDTVVFDKTGTLTTGKPTVTDIIPNNTYDEKTVLQIASSIESKSEHPIAHAIVSKSLEQKSQNLDVSEFSALSGYGITGVYQQRKIFVGKPNANNIISESFQKKIQSLESEGKTVVLVCIENDVAGIIAVSDSVRENAKHVIDEIKHLGLNVILLSGDNQRTAKFVAQKLGISTVLANVLPAEKSGQIRALQEQGNKVVMVGDGINDAPALTQANIGIAMGSGTDVAMAAGHVVLMKNDLHDVLYALKIGRYSLLKIKQNLAISFAYNSITIPIAAGILYWMTQSLVLTPALAALGWIVSDSSVFGNSLLVKKFKFKH is encoded by the coding sequence ATGATGATGCAAAAAGAAACTTCATGTGTAGCATGTAGCTGTGGCGATGAGCATGACGATGGCTCTGATAAAACCAAAATCCTCATAATTCTTGGAATTGCTCTGACAATACCAATAGTGATTTTGGAAAGCCTGCCTCAGCATTCTATCCCAGATTATGTTAGTATGATTCTGGCAACTCCAATCCAATTTTTGCTTGGATGGTCTTTTTACAGGAATTTTGTCCGAAAGATCAAACAGAAAACACCGTTTACAACAGATACGCTGGTAGTTTTGAGTACCAGTGTTGCATACGTGTATAGTGTTGTGGCTGTTTTTACTGTATCTCATGCACCATTTTTTGAGGCATCGTCTTCAGTTTTGACCATCTTTACAATAGGCGAATGTCTTGAAAAAAGAGTCAGAAAGACCACTTCAGAATCAATAAAGAATCTACTAGAGTTAAAGCCAAAGATTGCCACAGTGATAAGAAACAACAAAGAGTTGGAAATCAACGCTGATGCCATTGTGGTGGGCGATATTGTTGTCGTAAAATCTGGGGAAAAAATAGCAACAGATGGAATAATAATTGAGGGTGAATCCTCAATTGACGAATCCATGATCACTGGCGAATCAATACCCGTGGATAAGAAAATTGATGATCAAGTAATTGGCGCAACAATTAACAGAAATGGATATTTGAAATTCAGGGCAACAAGTGTTGGTACCGATACTGTCCTTTCCAGCATTATAGAAATGGTAGAAAAGGCAAGAAGCTCAAGAGCACCAATTCAGAGAACAGCCGACAGAGCTGCACACTATTTTATTCCAATCGTGCTTGTTATTGCGACTGGCTCGGCGTTATTGTGGCTTGCCCTAGGACAGGATCATGCGTTTTCTCTGACTGTGTTTGCAACTATTCTTGTAGTGTCGTGTCCGTGCGCATTGGGGATTGCTACACCTATGGTGGTATCTTTGGGAATAGACAAGGCAGCAAGACAAGGGGTTTTGCTAAAAGGCGGGGAATATCTAGAGAAACTTGCTACAATAGACACAGTAGTTTTTGACAAAACTGGCACGCTTACTACAGGAAAACCAACAGTTACTGACATTATTCCAAACAATACGTATGATGAAAAAACCGTTCTACAGATTGCATCTTCCATAGAGTCAAAATCAGAACATCCAATAGCGCACGCCATAGTATCAAAATCTTTAGAACAGAAATCCCAAAATCTTGATGTTTCTGAATTTTCTGCATTGTCAGGTTATGGCATAACTGGTGTCTATCAGCAAAGAAAAATCTTTGTTGGAAAACCAAACGCAAACAACATAATTTCAGAATCATTTCAAAAGAAAATACAAAGTCTTGAATCAGAGGGAAAAACCGTAGTCTTGGTATGTATCGAGAATGATGTAGCTGGCATAATAGCTGTATCTGATAGTGTGAGAGAAAACGCAAAGCATGTAATAGATGAAATTAAACATCTCGGATTAAATGTGATACTCTTAAGCGGTGATAACCAAAGAACGGCAAAATTCGTTGCCCAAAAGCTTGGCATATCAACAGTTCTGGCAAACGTTCTCCCTGCTGAAAAATCAGGACAAATAAGAGCCCTTCAGGAACAAGGGAATAAAGTTGTCATGGTTGGTGACGGAATCAATGATGCGCCAGCATTAACACAAGCCAACATTGGAATCGCAATGGGATCTGGAACAGATGTTGCGATGGCTGCAGGACACGTCGTACTGATGAAGAACGATTTGCATGATGTTCTTTATGCTCTGAAAATAGGCAGATATTCACTGCTAAAAATAAAGCAGAATTTAGCTATTTCATTTGCCTACAATTCCATAACCATTCCAATAGCCGCAGGAATTCTATATTGGATGACCCAATCACTGGTTCTGACGCCAGCGCTTGCAGCACTTGGGTGGATAGTAAGTGATTCATCTGTGTTTGGAAATTCCTTACTTGTTAAAAAATTCAAATTCAAACACTAG
- a CDS encoding ArsR/SmtB family transcription factor, protein MTIQQEKLKLKAKLFRGLGDSTRLAILESLRNGEKSASEITKKVAQSQSNVSNHLACLLECGLVKNRRDGKNILYSLADKKIEEILEDGEKILSEVAKRIYSCVNYDEP, encoded by the coding sequence ATGACAATACAACAGGAAAAACTCAAACTGAAGGCAAAGCTTTTCCGAGGTCTGGGGGATTCTACAAGACTTGCCATACTAGAATCTCTTAGAAATGGTGAAAAATCTGCATCAGAAATAACAAAAAAGGTTGCCCAAAGTCAATCAAATGTCTCTAATCATCTTGCCTGTCTTTTGGAATGCGGCCTTGTCAAAAATAGAAGAGATGGAAAGAATATTCTTTACAGTTTGGCAGATAAAAAAATCGAGGAAATCCTAGAGGATGGTGAAAAGATCCTATCAGAAGTAGCAAAGAGAATCTATTCTTGTGTAAACTATGACGAACCATGA